Genomic DNA from Nitratidesulfovibrio vulgaris str. Hildenborough:
CGATGAAGCCCGTGCCGCCCGTGACCGTGTCATGGCGCATGTAAGGCCCCCCTCTCGCAAACGTGAACAGGGCGAAGGCTGAGCGGCATACGCAAGGCTTCGCTGGCATGGGATGACAGGGGGGAGGGCAGAGGCTCTTCCCCTTTTCCTTGTCGGCTGCTTACGGTCGAGCCGCTTATGAGGCTGCTTGCGGAGACGGTGACAGGCAGGCGCTAGAGTTTACCCGAATGACCGGGATAGGCTCCTCCTCCGGTCGTCATGGTTTCGGGAACGACGGGCGGGCCTCCTGCCATCACGGACGTCCGCTGTTCGCCGATGGCGACTCCGGGACGCTGTGCGGTTCTCGGACTGCGTACGCTGAAGGCCGGAAGGGGGGCTCGACTTGCGAGGGCAGAGAGTGGCAGACATCCGATACCGCCAAGTCGGCCAATGAAAAGGGCCGGAAGAGCGGCATCGCTCCTCCGGCCCCGTCAGGTCGGCGTTGGTGTTCGTGCTAGGGGTTGACCTCGCGCAGGTCGACCACCCGCTTGGCCTTTCCTTCAGAGCGCTGGATGGTGCGGGGCTCAACCAGACGCACCTTGGCAGTGACGCCGAGGAACTCCTTGATGGTCTTCTGGATGCGGGCTTCACGGCGTTGCAGGTTCTTGATGGCGTCGGAGAAGAAGTCGCCGGACACCTCGATCTGCACCTCGATGTTGTCGAGATTGCCATCGCGTGTGACCACGATCTGGTAGTGCGGTGACGTGCCCTCGGCTTCGATGATGATAGCCTCTATCTGCTGCGGGAAGACGTTCACGCCGCGGATGATGAGCATGTCGTCGCTGCGGCCCGTGATGCGGCGCATGCGCATGTGGGTGCGCCCGCAGGAACAGGGCGTGCGGTCGAGCGAGGTGATGTCGCGGGTGCGGTAGCGCACCAGCGGTATGCCTTCCTTGGTGAGGGTGGTGATGACAAGCTCGCCGGTCTCGCCGTAGGGCAGCTGTTCCCCGGTCACGGGGTCGATGATCTCGGGCAGGAAGTGGTCTTCGAAGATGTGCATGCCGCTCTTGGCGTCAGCGCATTCGATGGCGACGCCGGGGCCCATGATTTCGGAAAGACCGTAGATATTGACGGCGGAGATGCCGAGCTTCTGCTCTATCTCGGCGCGCATCTCCTCAGACCATGGTTCCGCGCCGAACACCCCGGCACGAAGCGGCAGTTCGCGCATGTCGATGCCCGCTTCAAGCGAGGCCTCGTGCAGATACAGGGCGTAGGAGGGGGTGCAGCAGATGACGGTGGCACCGAAATCGCGAAGCAGTTGCACCTGCCGCTTGGTGCCGCCCCCGGAGACGGGAATGACAGTGGCGCCCAGTCTCTCTGCACCGTAGTGCGCTCCGAGGCCGCCCGTGAACAGGCCGTAACCATAGGCGTTATGGATGAGGTCGCGGCGTGAAACGCCCGCAGCCGCAAACGCGCGGGCCATCATCTCGGCCCAGTTGTCAAGGTCGCGCTTGGTGTAGCCCACAACCGTGGCCTTGCCCGTCGTGCCGCTGGAGGCGTGCAGCCGGACGATGTTCTCCTTCGGTACGGCGAACAGTCCATAAGGATAGTTGTTGCGCAGATCCTGCTTTTCGGTGAACGGTAGATACTTGAGGTCCGAGAGCTTGCGGATGTCGGCGGGCGAAATGCCCGCTTCGTCGAAGCGGCGGCGGTAGTGCGGCACGTTGGCGTAGACACGTTCGCACAGATTGCGGAGCCGCGTGAGCTGGAGCGCTTCAAGGTCCTCTCTCGGGAGGGTTTCTCGATCCACATCGAAAATCATAGCTCGGACTCCTCGAATTGGTTGCCGGAATGCCTTTGATGAACCGCCTGTGAAAGCCCCTCGGACGGGGCGGCAGCAACCGCCAGTAGTGCCCCAATCATCCTGTCCGGTCAAGCGCACCCGCCCGTGTTTGCGGTGTGCGGGGTAATAGGGTACACCGCTCACGTCAGGAGGAGGGACCACGCATGGACTACGGCTCTCTTGTCACCACGGCGCGCAGTTGCCGCCGTTTCGATGCGGCAAGGCCCATCCCCTTGTCGATCCTTGTCTGGCTTGTCGACCTGGCGCGAATCGCCCCCTGTGGCGCGAACAGGCAAGCGCTGCGCTATGTCGTCTGCAACGACAGGACGCGCAACGACCGGGTCTTCGGCGCGTTGCGCTGGGCCGCCTACCTCACGGACTGGGACGGCCCCGCCGAGCCCGAACGGCCTGCGGGGTATGTAGGCATCCTCGCCCCGCGCGAGGGCGGCGCTGGCGTCAGGGTCGACCTCGGTATCGCGGCGCAGACCATCATGCTCGGCGCCGCTGCCCAGGGGCTCGGCTGCTGCATGATAGGGGCGTTCGACCGGGCCGTGGTCGAAGAGGCGCTCGAGGTGCCGCAGGACTATGAAGTGCAGCTCGTGCTCGCCATCGGTCACCCCGCCGAGCGTCGCGTGCTGGCCCCCCTCGGTGAAGACGAATCCATACGCTACTGGCGAGATGCCCAGGGCGTACACCATGTCCCCAAGCGGAGTCTCGACGATGTGCTCGTCGGCCGCTTCGGCGACAGTAACGAATGATACGGAACAACGATGCAGACCAAAGAGAAGAAATTCGTGACCCTGCCCACTGTGGACAAGGTCAAGGCCATCATCGGCTGGCTTGAAGAGAAGAAGGCGCGCGACATCGTGGCCTACGACCTCGCGGGGCAGAGCCCCTTCGCCGAGGCGCTCGTCATCGTCACCGCCGGTTCGGTGCGGCATGGGCAGAGCCTCGCGGACCACATGCTCGCCATGTGCAACGAGAACAACTACGAATACCTGCGCATGGAAGGCTACCAGACCGGGCAGTGGATTCTGGTCGACCTCAACGACATCATCGTCAACGTCTTCCAGCCCGAAACGCGCGGCCTGTTCAAGCTCGAAAGCCTGTGGGCCAAGGCCCCTGTGCTGCATGACGGGCGTGGCGAAGCCGCCGGAGGCGACGACGACCTATGAGCCTGAAACCCACGCTCCTGCTTATCCTCGATGGCTGGGGCAAGGCCCCTGCGGGGCCCGGCAACGCCGTGACCCTCGCCGGGATGCCTCACCTCTCCTCGTTGCTTCGACAGGCGGGCTGTACGGAACTCGCCTGTTCCGGTCGTGCCGTGGGGTTGCCTGAAGGATTCATGGGCAACTCCGAGGTCGGTCATATGAACATCGGGGCAGGGCGCGTGGTGTATCAGGACATGACCCGGATAGACATCGCCGTCGAGCGGGGCGAACTTGCCAGCAACCCCGCTTTGACGGGGTTGTTCGAAGCCGTGCGCGCCACTGGTGGCAGAGTCCATCTCATGGGGCTGCTTTCAGATGGCGGCGTGCATAGCCATATCGCCCATGTGGAGGCGTTGGCCCTTGCGGCGCGGGACGCGGGGGTCGAGGTCGTGGTGCATGCCTTCCTCGACGGGCGCGATACCGCCCCCACCTCCGGTGTCGGCTATGTGAAGCGCCTCGCCTCGTTCCTTGAAAGCAACCGTGCGGGACGCATCGGCAGTCTCGTCGGGCGCTACTACGCCATGGACCGCGACAAGCGCTGGGACCGCAACCTGCTTGCGTGGGCGATGCTGACACGCGGCGAGGGTGCGCCCGCTGACGACCCGGTCGGCGCGGTCGAAGCGGCCTATGCCGCGGGCGAGACGGACGAGTTCGTCAAGCCGCGGGTCGTGGTCGAGGGCGGTTCCCCCATCGGTACCATCCGGGATGGTGACGGGGTGTTCTTCTTCAATTTCCGGGCAGACCGGGCGCGGCAGTTGTCGCACATGTTCGTCGACGGAACGTTCGAGCATGGCGACCGGGGGCATGTTCCCTCGCTTGCGGGGTTCGCTACCATGACCTCCTACGACCCCGCCCTCGGGCTTCCAGTCGCTTTCGACAAACAACCCCTCGACGGTACGCTGGGGGAAGTCGTGGCGAATCAGGGACTGCGCCAGCTGCGTATCGCCGAGACCGAGAAGTATGCGCATGTCACCTACTTCCTCAACTGCGGGCGTGAAGAACCGTTCCCGGGCGAGGAACGCCGCCTGTTGCCGTCGCCGCGTGATGTCGCCACGTACGACCTCAAGCCCGAGATGAGCGCAGAAGCCGTCACCGATACGCTTCTCGAGGAATGGGCGGGCGGGGGCTATACGCTTGCCGTGTGCAATGTCGCCAATCTCGACATGGTCGGACACACCGGGGTCATCCCCGCTGCCGTACGCGCGTGCGAGACCGTGGATGCGTGCGTGAGGCGCATCGCTGATGCCGTACTGGCGTCGGGCGGGCGGCTGGTCATCACCGCCGACCACGGCAACGCCGAGGAGTTGCTCGATGAGTCGGGCAATCCGCAGACGGCCCACAGCATGAACCGCGTTCCTTTCACCGTGGTCGAACAGGGGCGCGTCCATACTTTTCGCGAGGGCGGTGTCCTTGGCGACATCGCACCTACCATACTCGGCTTGTGGGGTGTGCCTGCTTCGGCTGGCATGACCGGAACGAGCCTCATCACGGAGTGAGATGATGTCGCAGTCCTCCAGACCCGTAGAACCCGTCAGACCCGACGGCGTCGAACTCGTATTCTTCTACCAGTGCCCCTTCTGCAACCGTACCGTGCCGCTCATTGCGCCCACGCAGCCATCCATGGCCCAGTGCGATTCGTGCATGCAGCCTTTTCCCATCGTGCCGGTGGACGAGCGTACCGTTCGCTATCTCAAGGTCATGCTCGATAACGGCAGGGCTGCCGTCGACCCGGATTTCGTGTGAATGGGGGGGGGCGCATACGCCCCTTGCGTCTGGTCCTTGGAATGTCAAAAGGCCATCCGGGTGGGTGGCCTTTTGACATTCTTGGGTCCGGAACAGGCGGGCTAGCCTGCCGCCTTGGTGTGCGCCTCATCGAGGCGGGCTTTCACGTACTGTTCGGTGTCCGGTTCCGCATCGGCGTCGATGTTGAAGCACCGGGCGTCGCAGCCCATGAGTCCTTTGGGTACCCAGTCGCCGCGCTCTTCCGGGTCGGTGATCATGTCATCGTAGAAGCAGACCGAGAGCCAGCGGTCTGCCGGGTCGTCGTCTATGACGTCCACAAGGACGAAGAGCGGGCGTTCTGTCGGGTCGCCCGCCGTTGCACGCAGCGACCAGCTCACTCCCGGACGGGCACGGACAGCGAGTTCGGTACCGGGCAGGGCGGCGAGGTGGTCGCGCAGGGCGACGAATGCGGCGCGGGCGGGCGCATCCGCGCTCCAGTCGGCGAGCAGGGGGTTAAGACCGGAAAGGGGGAGAAGGTCAGACATGGTGGTACCTCGAAGGCTCTCTCCGTGTGGCACGGGGTTCAGGGTTTCAGGACGTCGGGCCTTTCGGCGGTGGCATGGTGGCAAGCGCTTACAGACATGGCGACCACACTGCTACGGGGACGAGACGGGCGTCATGGCAGACGGGCTACGAAGCGGTTGGCGGTGTATGCCCGTCTTCAGTCTTCGTGTCAGCCGTCTGTAGCACCGGGGGGACGTTGTCATGGCTGTTGCCGTCATCGGCAGGAGGCGGGGATGTGATTTCCCATGTGCGGATGCGCGACAGGGGGTGGAAGCGGAGAGTGCCATCGGGAAGCAGCACCCGCAACGTGTTGGTGTCAGGCGTCTCGCAAGACAGGCAGTCGGTGGTGACGCTGCCGCCCTCGACGAAGGTGACGTGCAGGCGGCGCAATCGTGGCGGCCCGGCATGGTGGGCGTTGCACGTGTTGAGGGTCGCGACCTCGCGTTCCATCAGCCGACGCCATACCGCCCTCACAACGCGCCTGTGGTCGGGGGAGTCATGTTCCGGGCAGAGGCCGACCTTGAGCCTGTCCGGCGAGGGGACGAAGCCATGTATCCAGCCGCCGACGGCATCTT
This window encodes:
- a CDS encoding phenylacetate--CoA ligase family protein, which produces MIFDVDRETLPREDLEALQLTRLRNLCERVYANVPHYRRRFDEAGISPADIRKLSDLKYLPFTEKQDLRNNYPYGLFAVPKENIVRLHASSGTTGKATVVGYTKRDLDNWAEMMARAFAAAGVSRRDLIHNAYGYGLFTGGLGAHYGAERLGATVIPVSGGGTKRQVQLLRDFGATVICCTPSYALYLHEASLEAGIDMRELPLRAGVFGAEPWSEEMRAEIEQKLGISAVNIYGLSEIMGPGVAIECADAKSGMHIFEDHFLPEIIDPVTGEQLPYGETGELVITTLTKEGIPLVRYRTRDITSLDRTPCSCGRTHMRMRRITGRSDDMLIIRGVNVFPQQIEAIIIEAEGTSPHYQIVVTRDGNLDNIEVQIEVSGDFFSDAIKNLQRREARIQKTIKEFLGVTAKVRLVEPRTIQRSEGKAKRVVDLREVNP
- a CDS encoding nitroreductase family protein, with product MDYGSLVTTARSCRRFDAARPIPLSILVWLVDLARIAPCGANRQALRYVVCNDRTRNDRVFGALRWAAYLTDWDGPAEPERPAGYVGILAPREGGAGVRVDLGIAAQTIMLGAAAQGLGCCMIGAFDRAVVEEALEVPQDYEVQLVLAIGHPAERRVLAPLGEDESIRYWRDAQGVHHVPKRSLDDVLVGRFGDSNE
- the rsfS gene encoding ribosome silencing factor, with amino-acid sequence MQTKEKKFVTLPTVDKVKAIIGWLEEKKARDIVAYDLAGQSPFAEALVIVTAGSVRHGQSLADHMLAMCNENNYEYLRMEGYQTGQWILVDLNDIIVNVFQPETRGLFKLESLWAKAPVLHDGRGEAAGGDDDL
- the gpmI gene encoding 2,3-bisphosphoglycerate-independent phosphoglycerate mutase, with the protein product MSLKPTLLLILDGWGKAPAGPGNAVTLAGMPHLSSLLRQAGCTELACSGRAVGLPEGFMGNSEVGHMNIGAGRVVYQDMTRIDIAVERGELASNPALTGLFEAVRATGGRVHLMGLLSDGGVHSHIAHVEALALAARDAGVEVVVHAFLDGRDTAPTSGVGYVKRLASFLESNRAGRIGSLVGRYYAMDRDKRWDRNLLAWAMLTRGEGAPADDPVGAVEAAYAAGETDEFVKPRVVVEGGSPIGTIRDGDGVFFFNFRADRARQLSHMFVDGTFEHGDRGHVPSLAGFATMTSYDPALGLPVAFDKQPLDGTLGEVVANQGLRQLRIAETEKYAHVTYFLNCGREEPFPGEERRLLPSPRDVATYDLKPEMSAEAVTDTLLEEWAGGGYTLAVCNVANLDMVGHTGVIPAAVRACETVDACVRRIADAVLASGGRLVITADHGNAEELLDESGNPQTAHSMNRVPFTVVEQGRVHTFREGGVLGDIAPTILGLWGVPASAGMTGTSLITE